A segment of the Candidatus Ryanbacteria bacterium CG10_big_fil_rev_8_21_14_0_10_43_42 genome:
GGGAATTGTTTGGCGAGTATTAAAATAATGGAGGACTCAAACGGAGATATTCAGAATGAAGCCATATTCTCAAGTCCGATGCGCGTATTGGGATTTAGTGCGGTTCCTGAAGTGGGGCAGGAGTTTGTTGCTTTTGCCAATAAGAAAGAGGCGGAGAAATTCATGTTTGAGGACCGTCCTTTAGCGGAAGACTCTACCGATGAATCTAAAACGGAGGAGGAAAAAAAGGATGTGGTTGAAATTCCTATTTTGATAAAAGCGGATGTAACGGGATCCGAAGAAGCTATCGCACAAAAAATCGAAGAGCTCTCCAAAGGACCAAACATAACACTGCGCGTTCTTAGGAGCGGTTTGGGAGATATTTCGGATGATGATGTAAAAGCTGTTTCCGCACAGGAAGGCGCTATTATCGTAGGGTTTAAGGTGCGCGCTTCCGCTTCCGCCCATGCTCTTGCCGAACGTTTTTCTGTTACGATAAAAACATTTGATATTATTTATGAACTGATAGACTGGCTTAAAGAGGCGGTGGAGAATCGCATTCCGCCGGAGGTAGAGCGCGTGGAAGGGGGGAAGCTCTTGGTGCTTAAGGTGTTTAACAACGAAAAAAACAAACAGGTATTTGGCGGAAAGGTTACGGAGGGCGCACTGCGCATTAAAGCCATATTCGATTTGGTGCGAAAAGAGCATGTAATAGGCACGGGCACCATAACGAATCTTCAGCAAAATAAGATGAACGTGCAGGAAGTATTGGCGGGACTTGAATGCGGGCTTGCGGCGGAGGCGAATGCTGAAATAAAGGAAGGGGATGTGATTGCTACATATTCGGAACAAGTAACGCAAAGAAAACTCTCCGTTTAGCAAGAGTCTATGGATGATATACGAAATGAGCGAACATTATCGCTTCTGAAAGAAATTGCGGGAAGGTTTATACAAGAAGAAGTGGACGTACCGCCCGGTATGCTTCTTACGGTTATGCGCGTGGAGTGGGGAGCAGATAAAACACACGCGATTGTATACGTATCTCCTTTTCCCACAAACCGGGTTGGTATGGTACTTGAGAAATTACGCCGCTTACAGCTTCCGTTTAAT
Coding sequences within it:
- the infB gene encoding translation initiation factor IF-2 translates to MPKKSKEQNNEAHTVRPPVVVVMGHIDHGKTTFLDYIREANVAGGESGGITQHVGAHEMKHNDRRITFLDTPGHEAFSRMRARGAGVADVAILMVAADDGVKPQTIEALKAIKDAGIPFVVGINKIDKLEAAPDKVKGELAEHEVLVEGWGGNIPVGLISAKTGEGVPDLLDLILLVADLEEFTGDPSLPGRGVVIESHMDGRRGVTVTLLIKDGTLRRGDWVRVGNCLASIKIMEDSNGDIQNEAIFSSPMRVLGFSAVPEVGQEFVAFANKKEAEKFMFEDRPLAEDSTDESKTEEEKKDVVEIPILIKADVTGSEEAIAQKIEELSKGPNITLRVLRSGLGDISDDDVKAVSAQEGAIIVGFKVRASASAHALAERFSVTIKTFDIIYELIDWLKEAVENRIPPEVERVEGGKLLVLKVFNNEKNKQVFGGKVTEGALRIKAIFDLVRKEHVIGTGTITNLQQNKMNVQEVLAGLECGLAAEANAEIKEGDVIATYSEQVTQRKLSV